ATACTTACTGACAGTGGAGGATTTCAGGTATTTAGTCTTGGAGATTTGAGAAAAATAAAGGAAGAAGGGGTGTATTTCAGATCGCATCTTGACGGTTCAAAACATTTTCTGTCTCCGGAAAAATCTATTGAAATACAGAATAACCTTGGAAGTGACATAATGATGGTGCTGGATGAGTGCCCACCAGGATTATCCACTAGAGAATATTTACTTCCGTCAATTGAAAGAACAACAAGATGGGCAAAAAGATGTATTGAGGCGAATAGAAACAAGGATAGACAAGGACTTTTTGCAATTGTGCAAGGTGGAATTTATGAGGATTTAAGAGATAAAAGCATGAATGAGCTTGTGGAAATGGATGAAGGATTTGCCGGGTATGCCGTTGGAGGACTTGCAGTAGGAGAACCTAGGGAAGATATGTATAGAATACTTGAATATATCACTCCAAAGCTGCCTGAAAACAAGCCTAGATACCTTATGGGAGTTGGAGAGCCACTTGATATGCTTGAAGCAGTGGAAGACGGAATAGATATGATGGACTGTGTACAGCCTACAAGAATAGGAAGACATGGAACTGTATTTACTAAATATGGAAGACTTGTAATAAAAAATGCTTCATATTCAAGGGATGACAGACCTTTAGATGAATGTGACTGTTATGTATGTAAAAACTATACGAGAGCATATATAAGACATCTATTCAAAGCTGAGGAAATACTGGGTCAGAGATTGGCAACATACCATAATCTGCATTTTTTACTGAAACTTATGAATGATGCAAGGCAGGCTATAATTGAACAGAGATTTAAGGAATTTAAAGAGGAATTTGAGAAAAATT
This Leptotrichia sp. oral taxon 215 str. W9775 DNA region includes the following protein-coding sequences:
- the tgt gene encoding tRNA guanosine(34) transglycosylase Tgt — translated: MTENPVKYRIEVKDGNARAGEIETPHGKIKTPVFMPVGTQATVKAMTREELEEINSQIILGNTYHLYLRPGDELVNDFGGLHKFMNWERPILTDSGGFQVFSLGDLRKIKEEGVYFRSHLDGSKHFLSPEKSIEIQNNLGSDIMMVLDECPPGLSTREYLLPSIERTTRWAKRCIEANRNKDRQGLFAIVQGGIYEDLRDKSMNELVEMDEGFAGYAVGGLAVGEPREDMYRILEYITPKLPENKPRYLMGVGEPLDMLEAVEDGIDMMDCVQPTRIGRHGTVFTKYGRLVIKNASYSRDDRPLDECDCYVCKNYTRAYIRHLFKAEEILGQRLATYHNLHFLLKLMNDARQAIIEQRFKEFKEEFEKNYNMGKESEWIKPKSI